The Blautia hydrogenotrophica DSM 10507 genome window below encodes:
- a CDS encoding FadR/GntR family transcriptional regulator has product MKKEREINVIDNVAGELIQRIKDGVYSIGDKLPTEKELCQMFEVSRSTLREAISIVRAKGYIETRHGSGSYVIATNVETKESVEEWFALRKSQLNDFFEVRCTVEVMNIRYAIMRRTDEDIERIKQIHNAFENAIMRGDAEKMSVLDEKFHMELARVSGNSLLIEMNRIIAKALRPYRRKSFGISENAIHALVPHGKIIQALEERDLGAGVQAVEEHIDGSLADIAAAAEKSGDERESSEVDVTK; this is encoded by the coding sequence ATGAAAAAAGAGAGAGAAATCAATGTAATTGATAATGTGGCGGGAGAGTTGATACAGCGTATCAAAGATGGGGTGTATTCCATAGGAGATAAGCTTCCTACAGAGAAAGAGCTGTGTCAGATGTTTGAGGTGAGCCGGTCAACGCTCCGGGAGGCGATCAGTATCGTCCGGGCCAAGGGCTATATCGAGACACGGCATGGAAGTGGCTCCTATGTCATCGCCACCAATGTGGAGACCAAAGAGAGTGTCGAAGAGTGGTTTGCGCTTCGAAAATCGCAGCTGAATGATTTTTTTGAGGTCCGCTGTACCGTGGAGGTCATGAATATCAGGTATGCGATTATGCGTAGAACTGACGAGGATATTGAGAGAATCAAACAGATTCACAATGCGTTTGAAAATGCGATCATGAGGGGAGACGCGGAAAAAATGTCTGTCCTAGATGAGAAATTCCACATGGAGCTGGCGCGCGTCAGCGGAAATTCTCTGCTGATCGAGATGAACCGCATCATTGCAAAGGCATTGCGTCCATATCGCAGAAAGTCCTTTGGAATTTCTGAAAACGCGATTCATGCGCTGGTTCCCCACGGCAAAATTATTCAGGCATTGGAGGAAAGAGACCTCGGCGCAGGAGTACAGGCGGTGGAGGAACACATCGACGGGTCTTTGGCCGACATTGCAGCGGCGGCGGAGAAGAGCGGGGACGAGAGAGAAAGCAGTGAGGTGGATGTAACAAAATAA
- a CDS encoding ABC transporter ATP-binding protein, whose product MSVLEAKNVGITFGGLRAVNDFNLTLEQGELVAIIGPNGAGKTTSFNMLTGIYKPTDGDILIEGQSILKKQPHEISAMGVARTFQNIRLFGKLSVLDNVKVAMKCKTTYGFADAIFRTQKYRREEQMIEEKASELLELFHMEKISGLQAGNLPYGEQRKLEIIRALGTDPKILFLDEPAAGMNQVEIEDVMNVIAQVRQKFDITVLLIEHHMSMVMKIAERIKVLDFGETIAEGAPEEIQKNPYVIEAYLGKGESGQ is encoded by the coding sequence ATGAGTGTTTTGGAGGCAAAAAATGTGGGAATTACCTTTGGTGGTCTAAGAGCGGTCAACGACTTTAACCTCACATTGGAGCAGGGAGAACTTGTGGCGATCATTGGGCCAAATGGGGCGGGAAAGACTACAAGCTTTAATATGCTGACCGGAATCTATAAACCCACAGACGGGGACATTTTGATCGAAGGTCAGTCGATCTTAAAAAAACAGCCCCATGAAATCAGCGCGATGGGAGTAGCCCGAACTTTCCAAAATATCCGTCTGTTTGGCAAGTTGAGTGTGCTGGACAATGTAAAGGTGGCTATGAAGTGCAAGACCACCTATGGGTTTGCAGACGCGATTTTCCGTACCCAGAAATACAGAAGGGAAGAACAGATGATTGAGGAAAAAGCGTCGGAGCTGCTAGAGCTGTTTCACATGGAAAAGATCAGCGGCCTTCAGGCAGGGAACCTGCCTTATGGGGAACAGAGAAAACTAGAGATCATCCGTGCATTGGGTACTGACCCAAAGATTTTATTTTTGGATGAACCGGCAGCGGGAATGAATCAGGTGGAGATTGAGGACGTGATGAATGTGATTGCTCAGGTAAGGCAGAAGTTTGATATTACAGTGCTTTTGATCGAACATCACATGAGCATGGTGATGAAAATCGCTGAGAGAATCAAGGTTTTGGATTTTGGGGAAACCATCGCGGAAGGAGCTCCGGAGGAGATTCAAAAGAACCCCTATGTCATTGAGGCCTATTTGGGAAAGGGGGAGAGTGGACAGTGA
- a CDS encoding ABC transporter ATP-binding protein, producing the protein MIKLKVENLSVSYGAINAVRGVSFEVNEGEIVALIGANGAGKTTILRTITGLERAKGGSIFFEGKEIIRQKAYITAQKGIAHVPEGRRIFTELSVYDNLMMAAQRRKEGVKESLENVYDIFPRLKERRTQPAGTLSGGEQQMLAVGRALMTTSSLVLLDEPSMGLAPIVVNEIFAVIRRINEQGRTVLLVEQNAQMALATAHRAYVLETGKVTKSGDAKKLLADPSIKEAYLGC; encoded by the coding sequence GTGATAAAACTAAAAGTAGAAAATTTGTCGGTCTCCTATGGGGCGATCAATGCAGTGCGCGGCGTTAGTTTTGAGGTGAATGAAGGAGAAATTGTGGCGCTGATTGGAGCCAATGGAGCGGGAAAGACTACGATTCTGCGCACGATCACGGGACTGGAACGGGCAAAAGGCGGGTCCATTTTTTTTGAAGGAAAGGAGATTATTCGCCAGAAAGCCTATATCACGGCACAAAAAGGAATTGCCCATGTGCCGGAGGGACGCAGAATCTTTACAGAGCTGTCGGTGTACGACAATTTGATGATGGCTGCGCAGCGCCGCAAGGAGGGAGTGAAGGAGAGTTTAGAAAATGTCTATGATATTTTTCCGCGGCTGAAGGAGAGACGGACGCAGCCAGCAGGAACTCTCTCTGGGGGCGAGCAGCAGATGCTTGCCGTGGGCCGCGCGCTGATGACGACTTCGTCTTTGGTGCTTTTGGATGAACCGTCTATGGGACTGGCGCCCATTGTGGTGAATGAAATTTTTGCAGTAATCAGACGGATTAATGAGCAGGGCAGGACGGTTCTCTTAGTGGAACAAAATGCGCAGATGGCATTGGCGACGGCTCACCGGGCTTATGTGTTGGAGACCGGAAAGGTGACGAAGAGTGGGGATGCGAAAAAACTATTGGCGGACCCTTCCATCAAGGAAGCTTATCTAGGATGCTGA
- a CDS encoding dihydrodipicolinate synthase family protein: MSLSYQQMFEQTKGVISLLPTHFNRDESLDLGAMRETAEYACQQLKGHDGAIMIAGSTSEFYAMTDEETLQMIDAVVKTVNGRAPVIAGTGRAATRLTVDISKRAQELGIDCALVSNPYYMQVTDEGLYRHFSMIAEALDIGIMIYNNPSTSKMFVPPHIMGRLSKLPNIIASKENATTIEKYYWMRAKTDSKEFKVCCGIGHLNYMYEAPFGCPAMVTELMLLAPELIFAFYDACQKKEFQEANRLMDCVIPYHEFIADCVARRNIPSTNDPEIGGRATALYQSVLKCAMELRGLPGGVVREPLENLTGPEIDELRAVMERCGWI, encoded by the coding sequence ATGAGCTTATCTTATCAACAAATGTTTGAACAGACAAAAGGTGTAATCAGCCTGCTTCCCACTCATTTTAACAGGGATGAGTCGTTGGATTTGGGGGCAATGAGAGAGACGGCAGAGTATGCCTGCCAGCAGTTAAAGGGCCATGATGGGGCGATTATGATCGCAGGGAGCACCTCGGAATTTTATGCGATGACGGATGAAGAGACGCTGCAAATGATTGACGCGGTGGTCAAGACTGTGAACGGAAGAGCTCCCGTGATCGCAGGAACTGGCCGCGCGGCGACGAGGCTGACTGTCGACATCAGTAAAAGAGCGCAGGAACTGGGAATTGACTGTGCTCTGGTCTCGAATCCTTATTATATGCAGGTCACGGATGAGGGGCTTTACCGGCATTTCTCCATGATTGCTGAGGCTTTGGATATCGGAATCATGATCTATAACAACCCTTCCACTTCGAAGATGTTCGTACCACCACACATTATGGGACGGCTTTCTAAGCTTCCCAACATCATTGCGTCCAAGGAGAACGCTACGACCATTGAAAAATATTATTGGATGAGAGCAAAGACAGACTCCAAGGAGTTTAAGGTGTGCTGTGGAATTGGGCATCTGAACTATATGTATGAAGCCCCCTTTGGTTGTCCAGCTATGGTGACGGAATTGATGCTATTGGCGCCGGAATTGATTTTCGCCTTTTACGATGCTTGCCAGAAAAAGGAGTTTCAGGAGGCGAACCGGTTGATGGACTGTGTGATTCCTTACCATGAGTTCATTGCGGACTGTGTTGCCAGAAGAAACATTCCGTCCACCAATGACCCGGAGATCGGCGGTCGGGCGACTGCGCTGTACCAGTCCGTATTAAAATGTGCCATGGAGCTTCGGGGCCTGCCGGGCGGTGTAGTCAGAGAACCTCTGGAAAACTTGACGGGACCGGAAATCGACGAATTAAGAGCAGTCATGGAACGATGCGGATGGATTTGA
- a CDS encoding branched-chain amino acid ABC transporter permease translates to MSRVKGWMKREYLIFIGLYLLVLILNYTGVINNYLLQVIMLAGVNIIVTLSLNLVNGVTGLFSIGHAGFMAVGAYVAAVISTTLMSALEISSKDFLANGILLLALIGGGLVAAGGGFLIARPTLKVKGDYLAIVTLGFGEIIRSVIRLIDYVGGARGMIGIPKITNFTWVFLVVLLAVYSSRNFIKSTYGRSCLAIRENEIAAEAMGTDARKYKTIAFTFSAFWAGIGGGLFAHLLMFISPDTFAYSKSTDLLVYLYAGGVGTITGAAAGAFLMTLLPELLRFLDDWRLVIYALVLLYVIIWRPYGISGGRELKFLGIQTFTGKDRSLWSRLRKRKKEATQR, encoded by the coding sequence ATGAGTAGAGTAAAAGGATGGATGAAACGAGAGTACCTGATTTTTATTGGTCTGTATTTGTTGGTACTTATCTTAAACTATACCGGAGTGATAAACAATTACTTGCTTCAAGTCATCATGCTGGCGGGGGTGAACATCATTGTTACGCTGAGTCTGAATCTGGTAAATGGGGTCACAGGGCTGTTCTCTATCGGACATGCGGGATTTATGGCTGTCGGTGCCTATGTAGCTGCGGTGATCTCCACGACGCTTATGTCGGCTTTGGAAATTTCGTCTAAAGATTTCCTGGCAAATGGGATTCTGCTGCTGGCACTGATCGGCGGCGGTCTTGTTGCCGCAGGTGGAGGTTTTTTGATCGCGCGTCCTACTTTAAAGGTAAAAGGAGATTATCTGGCGATTGTCACCTTGGGATTTGGTGAGATTATCCGTTCTGTGATTCGGCTGATTGATTATGTAGGAGGAGCGAGGGGAATGATCGGCATTCCAAAGATTACCAATTTCACCTGGGTGTTTCTGGTGGTGCTGTTGGCAGTGTACTCGTCCAGGAATTTTATAAAATCCACTTATGGTCGTTCCTGTCTGGCGATACGGGAAAATGAGATTGCGGCGGAGGCCATGGGGACGGATGCAAGAAAATATAAGACCATTGCGTTTACTTTTTCAGCTTTCTGGGCTGGAATCGGCGGCGGTCTGTTTGCTCATCTGTTGATGTTTATCAGCCCGGATACCTTCGCCTATTCAAAATCCACAGATCTTCTGGTATATCTGTACGCTGGAGGCGTGGGGACCATCACAGGAGCTGCTGCTGGAGCGTTTTTGATGACGCTACTGCCAGAGCTATTAAGATTCCTGGATGATTGGAGATTGGTGATCTATGCCTTAGTATTGCTGTATGTGATTATCTGGCGTCCTTACGGAATCAGTGGAGGAAGAGAACTGAAGTTTTTGGGAATCCAGACATTTACGGGCAAAGATCGATCTTTGTGGTCAAGGTTACGGAAAAGGAAGAAGGAGGCAACACAGCGATGA
- the dapA gene encoding 4-hydroxy-tetrahydrodipicolinate synthase, whose translation MTREEFTKKYGKVLVPVLTPYDENEKVNYEAYAQLIHYLIETGSCDSVIVTGTTGEASLLTFDERVKLMETALKAADGRVPVIAGTGCASTKETIALTKAAEKLGIELAMVVCPFYNKPTMDGVYTHFKAVAESTTCKIMLYNIPIFVGINMEAEVVHELAKIDNIIGIKDEAGVNPTQVTDFLLATRDVNPEFVVFNGDDIMLLPTIIQGAMGIVTGGAHIFGKEIREIFKAFEEGRNEDAKNSFEPLYRFCKSCGQNGRILPNSILRPAVEKVSGVKIGPSRRPLAPATEEELEVTLGILKEIGKL comes from the coding sequence ATGACAAGAGAAGAATTCACTAAGAAATATGGAAAGGTATTGGTACCTGTTCTCACACCTTACGATGAAAATGAAAAGGTCAATTATGAGGCCTATGCACAGCTCATCCATTATCTGATTGAGACAGGCTCCTGTGATTCCGTCATTGTGACCGGTACCACCGGCGAAGCATCCCTGCTCACCTTTGACGAACGCGTGAAACTGATGGAGACTGCTCTGAAAGCCGCCGACGGACGTGTTCCTGTCATCGCCGGCACCGGATGTGCTTCCACAAAAGAAACCATCGCACTGACAAAAGCGGCTGAAAAGCTGGGAATCGAGCTGGCTATGGTTGTTTGCCCATTCTACAATAAGCCTACCATGGACGGAGTTTACACCCACTTCAAAGCAGTGGCTGAAAGTACCACCTGCAAAATCATGCTATACAACATCCCTATTTTCGTAGGTATCAATATGGAGGCGGAAGTGGTACACGAACTGGCCAAAATTGACAACATCATCGGCATCAAAGACGAAGCCGGGGTAAATCCCACTCAGGTGACAGACTTCCTGCTGGCCACCCGCGATGTGAATCCAGAATTCGTGGTCTTCAACGGCGACGATATCATGCTGCTACCCACCATCATCCAGGGTGCCATGGGTATTGTCACCGGAGGCGCTCATATCTTCGGAAAAGAGATTCGTGAAATATTCAAAGCCTTCGAGGAGGGACGAAACGAGGATGCCAAAAACAGCTTCGAACCGTTGTATCGCTTCTGCAAGTCCTGCGGACAAAACGGAAGAATCCTCCCTAACTCCATCCTTAGACCTGCTGTGGAAAAAGTCTCAGGTGTCAAGATCGGCCCTAGCCGCCGCCCTTTGGCTCCCGCTACAGAAGAGGAATTGGAAGTGACCTTAGGAATTTTAAAGGAGATCGGAAAGCTCTAA
- a CDS encoding ABC transporter substrate-binding protein yields the protein MKKKLVGIALCAVLMLNAAACGTNETPDVVKIGFAGTLSGENALVGQYQKNAIKVVENELAENDGCIEIMGKPVKVEIVLEDTEAKADTCTNVYRKFIDDYDCTAIVGPNESSSALAACPVAQEAEVPTVAVFATNEEVTNVGDYIFRACYVDDFQGKVAASFAISELKAKTAAVLFSNADAYSKYLKDAFVEEFEAKGGEVVAIEQYAGADVKDFNAQLINIAAKKPEVLFLPNQVGELPLQIQQARQMGITASFLGGDSWDLNTLVEVAGEDMVEGAYYVAPFSSSDSSEAAQSWVEAYNEVAGENPGSHATLAYEALHIVLDALTKIETFEGSALRDALFETDMVLPSGRVTMDENGDPEKGAVILQYQGGVGEYVTTIAAEQKE from the coding sequence ATGAAGAAAAAACTGGTGGGGATTGCGTTATGTGCGGTTCTAATGCTGAATGCGGCAGCCTGCGGGACGAACGAGACTCCAGATGTGGTGAAAATTGGGTTCGCAGGGACACTTTCAGGGGAGAATGCACTTGTGGGACAGTACCAGAAAAACGCGATTAAAGTGGTGGAAAATGAGTTAGCCGAAAATGATGGGTGTATTGAGATTATGGGAAAACCAGTGAAGGTGGAGATTGTTCTCGAGGACACTGAGGCAAAGGCTGACACCTGCACGAATGTTTATAGAAAGTTTATTGATGACTATGATTGTACTGCGATTGTCGGTCCCAATGAGAGCTCTAGTGCACTGGCAGCATGCCCGGTAGCTCAGGAGGCGGAAGTGCCTACAGTGGCAGTTTTTGCCACCAATGAAGAGGTGACAAACGTCGGAGACTACATTTTCCGTGCCTGCTATGTGGACGATTTTCAAGGAAAAGTTGCCGCGTCGTTTGCGATTTCTGAATTGAAGGCAAAGACAGCGGCGGTCTTGTTCAGCAATGCAGATGCTTACTCGAAATATTTGAAAGACGCCTTTGTAGAGGAATTCGAGGCGAAGGGCGGTGAAGTTGTGGCTATCGAGCAGTATGCTGGAGCCGATGTAAAAGACTTCAATGCTCAGCTTATCAACATCGCTGCAAAAAAACCGGAAGTCTTGTTTTTGCCCAACCAGGTGGGTGAGCTTCCCCTTCAGATACAGCAGGCCCGTCAGATGGGAATTACAGCTTCGTTCCTGGGCGGAGATTCCTGGGATTTGAATACGCTGGTGGAGGTAGCCGGAGAAGATATGGTGGAAGGCGCCTACTATGTGGCTCCGTTCAGCAGTTCGGACAGCAGCGAGGCGGCTCAGTCCTGGGTTGAGGCTTACAATGAAGTAGCCGGTGAGAATCCAGGGTCCCACGCGACCTTGGCGTATGAAGCTTTACATATTGTTCTAGATGCACTTACCAAAATCGAGACCTTCGAGGGCTCCGCTTTGCGGGATGCCCTATTTGAAACAGATATGGTTCTGCCATCAGGTAGAGTCACGATGGATGAGAACGGAGACCCAGAAAAAGGGGCTGTGATTCTTCAGTATCAAGGTGGAGTCGGAGAATACGTGACGACGATCGCCGCAGAGCAGAAGGAATAG
- the fabV gene encoding enoyl-ACP reductase FabV, translating to MIVEPKVREYICTTAHPAGCEENVREQIAYVKAQGPKAGPKKVLVIGASTGYGLASRITAAFGCQAATLGIMFERPASGKRTATAGWYNTAAFEKFATQDGLYAKSINGDAFSAEVKKQAIDIIRRDLGQVDLVVYSLAAPRRSADGVTYSSTLKTVGSPFTEKSIDLRTNEIVTKSVEPATDKEIEGTIKVMGGEDWEDWIKVLQKAGVLAENAKTVAYSYIGPELTYPIYTHGTIGQAKNHLQKTAEKMNQELNGVTAVVSVNKALVTQASSAIPIVPLYLSILYKIMKEQGSHEDCIRQMDRLFRTKLLENPMPVDQEGRIRMDDWELDEKVQAEVMKVWAMMSTENLKEVSDIDGYWEDFYKMFGFRFEQVDYSQDVDVDVRIPSLEEN from the coding sequence ATGATAGTGGAACCAAAAGTTAGGGAATATATTTGTACGACGGCGCATCCGGCAGGATGTGAGGAAAATGTGAGAGAGCAGATTGCCTATGTAAAAGCTCAAGGGCCGAAAGCGGGGCCTAAGAAGGTGTTGGTGATCGGAGCATCCACGGGCTATGGGCTGGCATCCCGCATCACGGCAGCCTTTGGATGTCAGGCGGCGACTCTGGGGATTATGTTTGAACGCCCGGCCAGTGGCAAGAGAACGGCGACGGCAGGCTGGTACAACACCGCGGCTTTTGAGAAATTTGCAACGCAGGACGGTCTCTATGCGAAGTCCATCAACGGAGACGCGTTTTCTGCTGAGGTGAAGAAACAGGCGATTGATATCATCCGCAGAGATTTGGGACAGGTGGACTTGGTGGTCTACAGTCTAGCGGCGCCTAGGAGATCGGCAGATGGAGTTACCTATTCTTCCACACTGAAGACGGTAGGCAGCCCTTTTACGGAAAAGAGTATTGATCTTAGAACCAATGAAATCGTGACGAAGAGTGTAGAGCCGGCCACAGACAAAGAGATCGAAGGAACCATAAAAGTCATGGGCGGAGAAGATTGGGAGGACTGGATAAAAGTGCTTCAAAAGGCAGGTGTTTTGGCGGAAAATGCAAAGACAGTGGCTTATTCCTATATTGGCCCTGAACTGACTTATCCGATATATACTCATGGAACCATCGGGCAGGCAAAGAATCATTTGCAGAAGACTGCTGAGAAGATGAACCAGGAGCTGAATGGGGTCACAGCGGTGGTCTCAGTAAATAAAGCTCTGGTGACGCAGGCGAGTTCAGCGATTCCGATTGTGCCCTTGTACCTGTCAATTCTCTATAAGATCATGAAGGAGCAGGGTAGCCATGAGGATTGCATTCGGCAAATGGACCGTCTATTCCGCACAAAGCTTTTGGAGAATCCCATGCCGGTGGACCAAGAAGGAAGGATTCGCATGGACGATTGGGAGTTGGACGAGAAAGTGCAGGCTGAGGTGATGAAGGTCTGGGCAATGATGTCAACGGAAAATCTGAAAGAGGTCTCCGATATCGACGGATATTGGGAGGACTTCTACAAGATGTTCGGATTTCGCTTTGAACAGGTGGATTACAGCCAAGACGTGGATGTGGACGTGAGAATTCCGAGTTTAGAAGAAAATTGA
- a CDS encoding branched-chain amino acid ABC transporter permease, with amino-acid sequence MVQVVQLLVYGLQVGSIYALLAIGYTLVYGIIKMINLAHADFMMLGAFTALFLCQWLTSSGVVLWLSILIALLTMAIVGLIGVFVERVAYKPLRNRPTLSSLVAAIGVSMFLQNFLRCIPAVGPTPQAFPVMFTSGSLSLGPITVSAIQIVVIGVSCVLMAFMQFLVSKTAIGKQMVAVSCDKDASALMGINVNKVISITFCIGSALAAVCGILYASVYPSIHVYMATTIGNKAFISAVLGGIGNIKGAMLGGLLLGMIEVMLQSFDSSISYGASFVILILVLLYRPAGLLGTTVTEKV; translated from the coding sequence ATGGTACAAGTCGTGCAGCTTTTAGTGTATGGCCTTCAGGTGGGCAGTATCTATGCCCTGCTGGCAATCGGCTATACACTGGTCTATGGAATTATCAAAATGATTAACCTGGCACATGCGGATTTTATGATGTTAGGGGCATTTACAGCTCTGTTTCTCTGTCAGTGGCTGACAAGCTCCGGTGTCGTGTTGTGGTTGTCTATTCTTATCGCACTGCTGACAATGGCAATTGTCGGCTTGATTGGGGTTTTCGTGGAACGGGTGGCGTACAAGCCTCTGCGTAATCGGCCGACTCTGTCAAGTCTGGTTGCAGCCATTGGCGTCAGTATGTTTCTACAAAATTTCCTGCGCTGTATTCCGGCAGTAGGGCCGACTCCTCAGGCATTTCCTGTCATGTTTACGTCGGGAAGCCTCTCTTTGGGGCCAATCACTGTCTCAGCGATTCAGATCGTCGTGATCGGTGTGTCCTGCGTGCTGATGGCGTTTATGCAGTTTTTGGTCTCCAAGACTGCTATCGGAAAACAGATGGTGGCAGTCTCCTGTGATAAGGATGCCTCCGCACTTATGGGAATCAATGTGAACAAGGTGATCTCCATCACTTTTTGCATTGGCTCCGCTCTGGCGGCAGTCTGCGGAATTCTCTATGCCAGTGTCTATCCTTCTATCCATGTCTATATGGCTACGACCATTGGAAATAAGGCATTTATCTCAGCAGTGCTTGGTGGAATCGGAAACATCAAAGGAGCTATGCTAGGTGGTCTTTTGCTGGGAATGATCGAGGTTATGTTACAGTCCTTTGACTCGAGTATTTCCTACGGGGCGTCCTTTGTGATTTTAATCCTGGTTCTTCTGTACAGACCAGCAGGTTTACTGGGAACTACTGTTACAGAAAAAGTGTGA